One part of the Solanum dulcamara chromosome 8, daSolDulc1.2, whole genome shotgun sequence genome encodes these proteins:
- the LOC129901490 gene encoding protein NUCLEAR FUSION DEFECTIVE 4, translating into MSKQWMSLVGALWLQSMAGTNTNFPAYSSEIKKLLSISQIELNNLAFASDAGKLLGWFAGIAAIYLPLWLVLLIGSILGLIGYGVQYLFLTNHIPYLSYWHVFSLTFLAGNSICWINTVSYIVSIQNFPLDRQVAVGISTSYISLSAKIVTDIVDVVNVSNSSKRAETYLLMNSVLPLFFAFVVAPVIRETKIEKSRKLSHGFKLMFVITLATGTYSVITSIKPAISKLLPRLLSLIGMAIFLLLPIIVPLVEGTKEHWHGKCWIRRDPRICDLSKLEEEIKTPQEVNCGVKEENEVGFAVMEEIGAKKMLMKLDFWLYFFVYLFGATLGLVYLNNLGQIADSRGFTATSSLVSLSSSFGFFGRLLPSLFDYLFSRSKYAISRPATIAVTLAPMTGAFFLLLNNSHISLYISTAIIGICTGAITSISVSQTTELFGTKNFGVNHNIVVANIPIGSFLFGDLAAMLYRRQGNSSTSDHGSCLGIHCFQTTFILWGCLCFLGTCLAFILHRRTQKFYTHLRGGN; encoded by the exons ATGTCTAAACAATGGATGAGCCTAGTTGGAGCATTATGGTTACAGTCTATGGCTGGAACAAACACAAATTTCCCAGCTTATTCTTCTGAAATAAAAAAACTCCTATCAATTTCCCAAATTGAACTCAACAATTTAGCATTTGCTTCTGATGCTGGAAAATTACTTGGCTGGTTTGCTGGAATTGCAGCTATTTATTTACCCCTTTGGTTAGTCCTTTTAATTGGTTCAATTCTTGGATTAATTGGGTATGGGGTACAATATCTATTTCTTACAAATCATATACCTTACTTATCCTATTGGCATGTTTTTTCACTCACTTTTTTAGCTGGCAATAGTATTTGTTGGATCAATACTGTTTCGTATATCGTATCGATTCAGAATTTCCCGTTGGATAGACAAGTTGCAGTTGGAATATCGACTAGTTACATAAGTTTAAGTGCCAAGATTGTAACGGATATAGTTGATGTAGTAAATGTTTCCAACTCGAGTAAAAGGGCTGAAACATATCTCCTAATGAACTCTGTTTTACCCCTGTTTTTCGCCTTTGTTGTTGCTCCAGTAATTCGTGAGACGAAGATTGAGAAATCAAGGAAATTATCACATGGGTTCAAACTTATGTTCGTTATAACGCTAGCAACAGGGACTTATTCTGTGATCACCAGCATAAAGCCTGCGATTTCAAAGTTATTGCCAAGATTGTTGAGTTTAATTGGAATGGCTATTTTCTTGTTGCTACCAATTATCGTCCCATTGGTTGAAGGTACCAAAGAACATTGGCATGGGAAATGTTGGATAAGGAGAGATCCAAGAATTTGTGATTTAAGtaaattggaggaagaaatcaAAACACCACAAGAGGTGAATTGTGGGgttaaagaagaaaatgaagttGGATTTGCTGTAATGGAGGAAATTGGAGCTAAGAAAATGTTGATGAAGTTGGATTTTTGGTTGTATTTCTTTGTATACTTGTTTGGTGCAACATTGGGTTTGGTTTATTTGAATAATTTGGGACAAATTGCTGATTCTCGTGGATTCACTGCGACATCTTCATTGGTTTCATTATCATCTTCATTTGGTTTCTTTGGTCGTCTTCTACCTTCACTCTTCGACTACCTCTTCTCCAG GAGTAAATATGCAATATCAAGACCAGCTACCATAGCAGTGACACTAGCACCAATGACAGGAGCTTTCTTTTTACTACTCAACAATAGTCACATATCTCTATACATCAGCACAGCTATAATTGGAATTTGCACTGGAGCAATTACTTCAATTTCTGTTTCACAAACAACTGAGCTATTTGGGACCAAAAATTTTGGTGTTAATCACAATATTGTTGTGGCTAATATAccaattggatcatttttatttgGGGATTTGGCAGCTATGCTTTATAGAAGACAAGGAAATTCATCAACAAGTGATCATGGAAGTTGTTTGGGGATACATTGTTTTCagacaacttttattttatgggGTTGTCTTTGTTTCCTAGGAACTTGTCTTGCTTTTATTCTTCATAGAAGAACACAAAAATTTTATACACATTTACGTGGAGGAAATTAA
- the LOC129900299 gene encoding RNA-directed DNA methylation 4 isoform X2, giving the protein MAAITESSSLPSKYGPPVTGRSERKRFRSRRDALRIINERPLKRPLLDFAKLSISDSSCRVAESSSVPAKEEKLVFVRVKRKAFQSRLDAFWLEINERPVKRPLLDFAKLSIDESSSREELKSRKVLVQHVETVTSSEVTVDIVKSFVSAPADSSEVKEKSEIRRSFRTEKKQDQLLAKAKQKQEDLSKNARFEQIWKSRKEKRKLMHDEELNEMCRLYDVIRVDTEEKSHEVQEETTELEDHKMMSQYLPLLREVMPSAAEEIESEIHNYVSKQVSSDGYVYDYYTVKNDTNPDEDIASPFPLVQVDEDDDYYDGPDHSDYESDDSNAEHNPWNDYPDEEESEDEDETRSSNDKSEVSSSISEEQYETETVGVISFKNEDVDREDWTDYADPILEGDKSGESDVEVSDDEEGIW; this is encoded by the exons ATGGCTGCAATTACCGAGAGTTCTTCTCTTCCTTCTAAGTATGGCCCTCCCGTCACCGGTAGGTCTGAACGGAAAAGGTTCCGATCTCGCCGTGACGCTTTAC GGATAATCAATGAGAGGCCACTCAAACGACCATTGCTTGATTTTGCTAAACTTTCGATCTCTGATTCTTCATGCAGAG TCGCCGAGAGTTCTTCTGTTCCGGCGAAGGAAGAAAAGCTCGTCTTTGTTAGGGTTAAGAGAAAAGCTTTCCAGTCTCGACTTGACGCTTTCT GGCTTGAAATCAATGAGAGGCCAGTCAAACGACCATTGCTTGACTTTGCGAAGCTTTCAATCGATGAATCTTCAAGTAGAG AGGAATTGAAGAGCAGAAAGGTACTTGTGCAACATGTGGAGACAGTAACTAGCTCAGAGGTCACTGTTGATATCGTGAAGTCTTTTGTG TCGGCTCCAGCAGATTCTTCAGAAGTCAAAGAGAAATCTGAGATTAGGCGAAGTTTTCGGACAGAAAAG AAACAAGATCAACTACTTGCCAAGGCAAAGCAAAAGCAAGAG GATCTGTCGAAAAATGCCCGGTTTGAGCAAATATGGAAAAgcagaaaagagaagagaaaactaATGCACGATGAAGAGCTGAATGAGATGTGTCGACTATATGATGTTATTCGTGTTGATACTGAAGAAAAAAGCCATGAAGTGCAAGAGGA GACTACCGAGCTCGAAGATCACAAGATGATGTCCCAATACTTGCCTCTTTTACGAGAAGTCATGCCAAGTGCTGCTGAAGAAATTGAGTCAGAGATTCATAATTACGTGTCGAAACAAG TGTCTTCAGATGGTTATGTTTATGACTATTATACTGTTAAGAATGATACCAACCCTGACGAGGATATTGCTAGCCCTTTTCCATT GGTACAGGTTGACGAAGACGACGACTACTACGATGGCCCTGATCATTCAGATTATGAATCTGATGATTCCAATG CTGAACATAATCCCTGGAATGATTATCCGGATGAAGAGGAATCTGAAGATGAGGATGAAACCCGTTCATCTAATGACAAATCCGAAGTTTCAAGCAGCATTTCTGAGGAACAATATGAAACTGAAACTGTTGGcgtaatttcttttaaaaatgaGGATGTGGACCGCGAGGACTGGACAGATTATGCAGATCCAATCCTTGAAGGTGATAAATCTGGTGAGTCCGATGTTGAAGTTTCCGATGATGAGGAGGGCATATGGTGA
- the LOC129900299 gene encoding RNA-directed DNA methylation 4 isoform X1 gives MAAITESSSLPSKYGPPVTGRSERKRFRSRRDALRIINERPLKRPLLDFAKLSISDSSCRVAESSSVPAKEEKLVFVRVKRKAFQSRLDAFWLEINERPVKRPLLDFAKLSIDESSSRAEELKSRKVLVQHVETVTSSEVTVDIVKSFVSAPADSSEVKEKSEIRRSFRTEKKQDQLLAKAKQKQEDLSKNARFEQIWKSRKEKRKLMHDEELNEMCRLYDVIRVDTEEKSHEVQEETTELEDHKMMSQYLPLLREVMPSAAEEIESEIHNYVSKQVSSDGYVYDYYTVKNDTNPDEDIASPFPLVQVDEDDDYYDGPDHSDYESDDSNAEHNPWNDYPDEEESEDEDETRSSNDKSEVSSSISEEQYETETVGVISFKNEDVDREDWTDYADPILEGDKSGESDVEVSDDEEGIW, from the exons ATGGCTGCAATTACCGAGAGTTCTTCTCTTCCTTCTAAGTATGGCCCTCCCGTCACCGGTAGGTCTGAACGGAAAAGGTTCCGATCTCGCCGTGACGCTTTAC GGATAATCAATGAGAGGCCACTCAAACGACCATTGCTTGATTTTGCTAAACTTTCGATCTCTGATTCTTCATGCAGAG TCGCCGAGAGTTCTTCTGTTCCGGCGAAGGAAGAAAAGCTCGTCTTTGTTAGGGTTAAGAGAAAAGCTTTCCAGTCTCGACTTGACGCTTTCT GGCTTGAAATCAATGAGAGGCCAGTCAAACGACCATTGCTTGACTTTGCGAAGCTTTCAATCGATGAATCTTCAAGTAGAG CAGAGGAATTGAAGAGCAGAAAGGTACTTGTGCAACATGTGGAGACAGTAACTAGCTCAGAGGTCACTGTTGATATCGTGAAGTCTTTTGTG TCGGCTCCAGCAGATTCTTCAGAAGTCAAAGAGAAATCTGAGATTAGGCGAAGTTTTCGGACAGAAAAG AAACAAGATCAACTACTTGCCAAGGCAAAGCAAAAGCAAGAG GATCTGTCGAAAAATGCCCGGTTTGAGCAAATATGGAAAAgcagaaaagagaagagaaaactaATGCACGATGAAGAGCTGAATGAGATGTGTCGACTATATGATGTTATTCGTGTTGATACTGAAGAAAAAAGCCATGAAGTGCAAGAGGA GACTACCGAGCTCGAAGATCACAAGATGATGTCCCAATACTTGCCTCTTTTACGAGAAGTCATGCCAAGTGCTGCTGAAGAAATTGAGTCAGAGATTCATAATTACGTGTCGAAACAAG TGTCTTCAGATGGTTATGTTTATGACTATTATACTGTTAAGAATGATACCAACCCTGACGAGGATATTGCTAGCCCTTTTCCATT GGTACAGGTTGACGAAGACGACGACTACTACGATGGCCCTGATCATTCAGATTATGAATCTGATGATTCCAATG CTGAACATAATCCCTGGAATGATTATCCGGATGAAGAGGAATCTGAAGATGAGGATGAAACCCGTTCATCTAATGACAAATCCGAAGTTTCAAGCAGCATTTCTGAGGAACAATATGAAACTGAAACTGTTGGcgtaatttcttttaaaaatgaGGATGTGGACCGCGAGGACTGGACAGATTATGCAGATCCAATCCTTGAAGGTGATAAATCTGGTGAGTCCGATGTTGAAGTTTCCGATGATGAGGAGGGCATATGGTGA
- the LOC129900299 gene encoding RNA-directed DNA methylation 4 isoform X4, translating into MAAVAESSSVPAKEEKLVFVRVKRKAFQSRLDAFWLEINERPVKRPLLDFAKLSIDESSSRAEELKSRKVLVQHVETVTSSEVTVDIVKSFVSAPADSSEVKEKSEIRRSFRTEKKQDQLLAKAKQKQEDLSKNARFEQIWKSRKEKRKLMHDEELNEMCRLYDVIRVDTEEKSHEVQEETTELEDHKMMSQYLPLLREVMPSAAEEIESEIHNYVSKQVSSDGYVYDYYTVKNDTNPDEDIASPFPLVQVDEDDDYYDGPDHSDYESDDSNAEHNPWNDYPDEEESEDEDETRSSNDKSEVSSSISEEQYETETVGVISFKNEDVDREDWTDYADPILEGDKSGESDVEVSDDEEGIW; encoded by the exons ATGGCTGCAGTCGCCGAGAGTTCTTCTGTTCCGGCGAAGGAAGAAAAGCTCGTCTTTGTTAGGGTTAAGAGAAAAGCTTTCCAGTCTCGACTTGACGCTTTCT GGCTTGAAATCAATGAGAGGCCAGTCAAACGACCATTGCTTGACTTTGCGAAGCTTTCAATCGATGAATCTTCAAGTAGAG CAGAGGAATTGAAGAGCAGAAAGGTACTTGTGCAACATGTGGAGACAGTAACTAGCTCAGAGGTCACTGTTGATATCGTGAAGTCTTTTGTG TCGGCTCCAGCAGATTCTTCAGAAGTCAAAGAGAAATCTGAGATTAGGCGAAGTTTTCGGACAGAAAAG AAACAAGATCAACTACTTGCCAAGGCAAAGCAAAAGCAAGAG GATCTGTCGAAAAATGCCCGGTTTGAGCAAATATGGAAAAgcagaaaagagaagagaaaactaATGCACGATGAAGAGCTGAATGAGATGTGTCGACTATATGATGTTATTCGTGTTGATACTGAAGAAAAAAGCCATGAAGTGCAAGAGGA GACTACCGAGCTCGAAGATCACAAGATGATGTCCCAATACTTGCCTCTTTTACGAGAAGTCATGCCAAGTGCTGCTGAAGAAATTGAGTCAGAGATTCATAATTACGTGTCGAAACAAG TGTCTTCAGATGGTTATGTTTATGACTATTATACTGTTAAGAATGATACCAACCCTGACGAGGATATTGCTAGCCCTTTTCCATT GGTACAGGTTGACGAAGACGACGACTACTACGATGGCCCTGATCATTCAGATTATGAATCTGATGATTCCAATG CTGAACATAATCCCTGGAATGATTATCCGGATGAAGAGGAATCTGAAGATGAGGATGAAACCCGTTCATCTAATGACAAATCCGAAGTTTCAAGCAGCATTTCTGAGGAACAATATGAAACTGAAACTGTTGGcgtaatttcttttaaaaatgaGGATGTGGACCGCGAGGACTGGACAGATTATGCAGATCCAATCCTTGAAGGTGATAAATCTGGTGAGTCCGATGTTGAAGTTTCCGATGATGAGGAGGGCATATGGTGA
- the LOC129900299 gene encoding RNA-directed DNA methylation 4 isoform X3 yields MAAITESSSLPSKYGPPVTGRSERKRFRSRRDALRIINERPLKRPLLDFAKLSISDSSCRVAESSSVPAKEEKLVFVRVKRKAFQSRLDAFWLEINERPVKRPLLDFAKLSIDESSSRAEELKSRKVLVQHVETVTSSEVTVDIVKSFVSAPADSSEVKEKSEIRRSFRTEKKQDQLLAKAKQKQEDLSKNARFEQIWKSRKEKRKLMHDEELNEMCRLYDVIRVDTEEKSHEVQEETTELEDHKMMSQYLPLLREVMPSAAEEIESEIHNYVSKQDGYVYDYYTVKNDTNPDEDIASPFPLVQVDEDDDYYDGPDHSDYESDDSNAEHNPWNDYPDEEESEDEDETRSSNDKSEVSSSISEEQYETETVGVISFKNEDVDREDWTDYADPILEGDKSGESDVEVSDDEEGIW; encoded by the exons ATGGCTGCAATTACCGAGAGTTCTTCTCTTCCTTCTAAGTATGGCCCTCCCGTCACCGGTAGGTCTGAACGGAAAAGGTTCCGATCTCGCCGTGACGCTTTAC GGATAATCAATGAGAGGCCACTCAAACGACCATTGCTTGATTTTGCTAAACTTTCGATCTCTGATTCTTCATGCAGAG TCGCCGAGAGTTCTTCTGTTCCGGCGAAGGAAGAAAAGCTCGTCTTTGTTAGGGTTAAGAGAAAAGCTTTCCAGTCTCGACTTGACGCTTTCT GGCTTGAAATCAATGAGAGGCCAGTCAAACGACCATTGCTTGACTTTGCGAAGCTTTCAATCGATGAATCTTCAAGTAGAG CAGAGGAATTGAAGAGCAGAAAGGTACTTGTGCAACATGTGGAGACAGTAACTAGCTCAGAGGTCACTGTTGATATCGTGAAGTCTTTTGTG TCGGCTCCAGCAGATTCTTCAGAAGTCAAAGAGAAATCTGAGATTAGGCGAAGTTTTCGGACAGAAAAG AAACAAGATCAACTACTTGCCAAGGCAAAGCAAAAGCAAGAG GATCTGTCGAAAAATGCCCGGTTTGAGCAAATATGGAAAAgcagaaaagagaagagaaaactaATGCACGATGAAGAGCTGAATGAGATGTGTCGACTATATGATGTTATTCGTGTTGATACTGAAGAAAAAAGCCATGAAGTGCAAGAGGA GACTACCGAGCTCGAAGATCACAAGATGATGTCCCAATACTTGCCTCTTTTACGAGAAGTCATGCCAAGTGCTGCTGAAGAAATTGAGTCAGAGATTCATAATTACGTGTCGAAACAAG ATGGTTATGTTTATGACTATTATACTGTTAAGAATGATACCAACCCTGACGAGGATATTGCTAGCCCTTTTCCATT GGTACAGGTTGACGAAGACGACGACTACTACGATGGCCCTGATCATTCAGATTATGAATCTGATGATTCCAATG CTGAACATAATCCCTGGAATGATTATCCGGATGAAGAGGAATCTGAAGATGAGGATGAAACCCGTTCATCTAATGACAAATCCGAAGTTTCAAGCAGCATTTCTGAGGAACAATATGAAACTGAAACTGTTGGcgtaatttcttttaaaaatgaGGATGTGGACCGCGAGGACTGGACAGATTATGCAGATCCAATCCTTGAAGGTGATAAATCTGGTGAGTCCGATGTTGAAGTTTCCGATGATGAGGAGGGCATATGGTGA